GTATACAGCATTTGAAAGAACACGTGATCACTCAAATCTTGATAATTTACACTATTGACGGTTTTAAAGGAACTGTCGAGATGGTGGGTAAGTAAATCAGTACATTCAAGTATAGCCAGCAAATCTCAACTTACATAGTCTGGGGGTCTTCTAGAAACGAGAGGTTCTCCTGCTCTGGGTGCTGGATCGAATTGAAGGCTACACGAATAGGTCGTTAGCTTTTTGGTAAAAGTCTCCCAGGAGAAACACTTGTGATCGTGGCGCGTAAAGGCTAAATATTGAATTCCAAACTCACAATGTGTATTTCAATGCGTCGTCTACTTCTAATATAGCAGCTTGATTTCCACATCTATAACAGTAGTTTGGTGCTGAGAATATAGTAACGACATTTCGTTCTTGAGACCAAGAGAAACCTTCCATGACCAGTTGGTGTGCTCTTGCTACCAATGTCAAACCGTTGTTATGGTCTGTGAAGAATAAACTTTGTCAGTAAACCCCACGACATTCTTCAAAATGAACTTGTTCAATCACTCACTGAAGGCTTCGGAAATATCTTGACCGAAAGTATAACCTGCACCTCGAGGACTTATACCCCAACCACATCGATCATCAGGGTCTGACCAAAGCAGATCACACATTGGACCTTCGTGAGGTACTTCCTGAATTCTGTCAATCGATCGAATATGATCAAGTGTATCGATAGAGGGGGATAGACCACCGTGGAGACAGAAGATCTGCAGGAGAGGGAATCATCAGTCGAATTCATCCAACAAACTCGTAAAAGTAAGATAGCACTGAAAGCACTGAAACGgttactcacttgattaTCGATCAAAGCGGTTAATGGTAAATAATCGAATAAATCGGTAAAAAATTTCCAAACATTTGCATTTCCATATTTCCTTAGACATTCATCGTAAAATCCATAAACTTGAGTGATCTGTCTTGATTCATGATTTCCACGAAGAATAGTTACTCTATCTCTATAACGAAGTTTCAAAGCGACCAGTAGAGTGACTGTTTCAACTGAATAATAACCACGGTCGACATAATCACCCATGAAAAGATAATTTGTGTCAGGGGAGTTACCACCGATCCTGAATAATTCAGAGAGATCGTGCTGTAAATCATCGAGATTATCAGCAAAGTAGACGAtggttcaccttcaccgagATGGAGGCTGAGACGGACAAAAATTCCATAGAAGACAAACTCACGAATTGACCATGGATATCACCACAAACTGTTACAGGACACCGTACAGGTTGAACATTTGATTCCTCCATCAACACTTCTCTAGCCTGGATGGATTGATAGTCAGCACTGCGGTACAACATGGCTATGTGCCCACTTCCGCAACACTGCAAACATCCCAAAGGcaggaagaacaagaacgGTCAAGGGAGGATAAAGGATCTTGAACGGCAGCTCAAAAGCGAGCCACTCGAAATGAGGACCGATGACCGTGAAGCAGACATCGCTCCCTACAGCCATGCTTTACCAAATCCCAGCAGGCTTGCTCCTCTACCTTCTGTACGCTTCCCCTCATCGCCAAGCCCAGACCAGTTCCACGTTCCCAAGATCTCCACGACACGAACACGAATTCCAATGTTCTTATCACTCACCTTATCacatagcttcttcacctcagGTTCACTTAAAGGCTTGCATTGCATCAACTGAGCGATCCAAGCATCGACGTCATCGTTTGATGACATGTTGTATAATCTCCTCTTGAGCTGGATTCGAGGTGAGAAACGCTAAAAGAGGTGGTGTTGTTGTAGTtgggaaggaagagaagatgaattgtGTTTTTCTCCTTGATGATCTATGCCAGTCGTATGATAACGTCTACTTCCCGTTGGGGTGATCTGCACTTCTGTCTTGTATGTATATTCCTACAATGTAATGATCGGTTATTGCTGTTCTATTGAGAATATGTAACGGGATGAAGTATAGATGTATCTGTTCCAAGTCAGTTTGCCTTTCTCCACCAAAAGACAAGCGTCACTCATTCACTCATATAACAAATCTCCTGCACGCGCCTCACCATACATACGAGCTGAGTGTGGCA
This genomic window from Kwoniella shivajii chromosome 7, complete sequence contains:
- a CDS encoding serine/threonine-protein phosphatase PP2A catalytic subunit, whose product is MSSNDDVDAWIAQLMQCKPLSEPEVKKLCDKAREVLMEESNVQPVRCPVTVCGDIHGQFHDLSELFRIGGNSPDTNYLFMGDYVDRGYYSVETVTLLVALKLRYRDRVTILRGNHESRQITQVYGFYDECLRKYGNANVWKFFTDLFDYLPLTALIDNQIFCLHGGLSPSIDTLDHIRSIDRIQEVPHEGPMCDLLWSDPDDRCGWGISPRGAGYTFGQDISEAFNHNNGLTLVARAHQLVMEGFSWSQERNVVTIFSAPNYCYRCGNQAAILEVDDALKYTFLQFDPAPRAGEPLVSRRPPDYFL